The following proteins come from a genomic window of Leptospira bandrabouensis:
- a CDS encoding DUF3332 family protein, translating into MKKILKATVVGLLSFGLLSNCFGKFGAVKAVYSFNGNIQIGSGKVAGFFRSLLMIFPLYFAYGIGSFLDIVVFNLIEFWTDKNPIAMAEYDFDGKLVKEYNHEGQTITLTYTEWGKVLKMEAPGQKGMEAIYFLKDRPEKAFRQVNGKYVEIIQTSGPILPPAGVKHI; encoded by the coding sequence ATGAAAAAAATATTAAAAGCTACCGTTGTAGGGCTTTTGTCCTTCGGTCTATTGTCGAATTGTTTTGGAAAATTTGGAGCAGTAAAGGCAGTTTATTCTTTCAATGGAAATATCCAAATTGGAAGTGGAAAAGTTGCAGGATTCTTTCGTTCCCTTCTTATGATTTTCCCCCTTTATTTTGCATACGGAATTGGAAGTTTCTTAGACATCGTAGTGTTCAACTTAATTGAATTCTGGACTGATAAAAACCCAATTGCTATGGCTGAGTATGACTTTGATGGAAAGTTAGTCAAAGAATACAATCATGAAGGTCAAACCATCACTCTTACTTACACTGAATGGGGAAAAGTTTTAAAAATGGAAGCTCCAGGACAAAAAGGAATGGAAGCAATTTATTTCTTAAAAGATCGACCTGAAAAAGCATTCCGCCAAGTAAACGGAAAGTATGTAGAAATCATCCAAACAAGTGGACCAATCCTACCTCCTGCTGGCGTAAAACATATCTAA
- a CDS encoding MBOAT family O-acyltransferase, translating into MIFSDFEYFVFFLFVFFTVWYVFPSIFSNHTKETRILHVFLLVSSYFFYMSWDYRFGALILLSTAIDYYVGLRLASESREKVRYYLLLFSLITNLVFILGFFKYYNFVVTSINAVTNPVFGGDAMPVLNIILPAGISFFTFQSLSYTIDVYRKEIPAEKDFIRFALFVSFFPQLVAGPIVTARTFMPQLYTPKKLEDIEFRVAIRFFMLGYFKKAVLSDMVAPTIDTIYADPAGHHAYALLIAAALGGIQVYLDFSGYSDMAIGSAMLLGYKLPTNFNLPFLATSVSGFWRRWHMTLNSWLRDYIYIPMGGSRVTSVRRKFNLWFTMFVSGVWHGAQWTFVFWGSLNGVFYVLEEIWKEWFPDKKGESETKNWFRVPLWLFQNILNSSIFFLGAVFFRSLSWENAWIHIQGIFTFQAGQIRPYMWKDFLWIIGFLYLGHIIGYFIFEKGKGKQIPASLEFALYPILFLVLNLATPENSVPFIYFQF; encoded by the coding sequence TTGATCTTTTCTGATTTTGAATACTTTGTCTTCTTTCTCTTCGTTTTCTTTACGGTATGGTACGTATTCCCTTCTATTTTTTCGAATCATACGAAAGAAACGCGAATCTTGCATGTTTTCCTACTCGTAAGTAGTTATTTTTTTTACATGTCTTGGGATTACCGATTTGGTGCTCTCATTTTACTTTCCACAGCCATTGATTACTACGTAGGACTAAGGCTTGCCTCCGAATCTAGAGAAAAAGTAAGATATTATCTTTTACTTTTTAGTTTGATTACAAACTTAGTTTTTATATTAGGATTTTTTAAGTATTACAATTTTGTTGTTACATCGATCAATGCGGTCACCAATCCGGTGTTTGGTGGTGATGCAATGCCTGTTTTAAACATCATTTTGCCTGCAGGAATTTCCTTTTTTACATTCCAGTCTTTGTCTTACACCATTGATGTGTACAGAAAAGAGATACCCGCTGAAAAAGATTTCATTCGTTTTGCGTTGTTTGTAAGTTTTTTCCCACAGTTGGTTGCCGGTCCAATTGTAACAGCGCGAACCTTTATGCCTCAGTTGTACACTCCCAAAAAGTTGGAAGACATCGAATTTCGAGTGGCCATTCGATTTTTTATGTTGGGGTATTTTAAAAAAGCTGTTTTGTCTGATATGGTAGCACCTACCATCGACACAATTTATGCAGACCCGGCCGGCCATCACGCCTATGCTTTGTTAATTGCTGCAGCCCTCGGTGGGATTCAAGTTTATTTGGATTTTAGTGGGTATTCTGATATGGCCATTGGAAGTGCCATGTTACTTGGTTACAAACTTCCAACTAACTTCAATTTACCTTTTTTGGCAACGTCTGTCTCTGGATTTTGGCGTCGTTGGCATATGACCTTAAACTCTTGGTTAAGGGATTATATTTATATTCCTATGGGTGGCAGTCGTGTAACTTCCGTAAGACGTAAATTTAACCTTTGGTTTACCATGTTTGTGAGTGGGGTTTGGCACGGGGCACAGTGGACCTTTGTATTTTGGGGTTCTCTTAACGGTGTTTTTTATGTTTTGGAGGAAATCTGGAAAGAATGGTTTCCTGACAAAAAAGGTGAGTCAGAAACTAAAAATTGGTTTAGGGTTCCCCTTTGGCTCTTTCAGAATATTCTGAATAGCTCCATTTTCTTTTTGGGGGCAGTTTTTTTTCGGTCACTCAGTTGGGAAAATGCTTGGATCCATATCCAGGGTATTTTTACTTTTCAAGCCGGGCAAATTCGGCCTTATATGTGGAAGGATTTCCTTTGGATCATTGGCTTTTTGTATTTGGGCCATATCATTGGGTATTTTATCTTCGAAAAGGGAAAAGGCAAACAAATCCCCGCCAGTTTGGAGTTTGCCCTGTATCCGATTCTCTTTCTTGTCTTAAATTTAGCTACACCAGAAAATTCCGTTCCGTTCATTTACTTTCAGTTCTAA
- a CDS encoding response regulator has protein sequence MRSPKICVIDDDKIYQFTTKKIISNAGIKEEVLMFSDAENALDFFHKEIQNKDQLPDIIFLDINMPFMDGWQFLEAFGEIFPQFPKTIEVFLVSSSVDEADTDRAAKIPIISGYIFKPFTKEKLLDSLSHFQS, from the coding sequence ATGAGATCTCCCAAAATTTGTGTGATTGATGATGATAAAATATATCAGTTCACTACCAAAAAAATCATCTCCAATGCCGGGATCAAAGAAGAAGTTCTCATGTTTTCTGACGCAGAAAACGCCTTGGATTTTTTTCACAAAGAAATTCAAAACAAAGACCAACTTCCTGATATCATTTTTTTAGATATCAATATGCCATTTATGGATGGTTGGCAATTTTTAGAAGCCTTTGGAGAAATTTTTCCCCAGTTTCCAAAAACCATTGAAGTGTTTTTAGTGAGTTCCTCTGTTGATGAAGCCGATACAGATCGAGCCGCAAAAATTCCAATCATCTCTGGATATATCTTCAAACCTTTTACGAAGGAAAAACTTTTGGATTCTTTGTCCCACTTCCAATCTTAG
- a CDS encoding single-stranded DNA-binding protein produces the protein MKNLSYVILDGNLTADPEEKSIAGGKSLANFTVAVNHTSNNQEGKDKEDVSYFEVEAWEKLGENCVEYLKKGSKVTVMGNLKQNRWKNPEGESRSKVKVTASTVRFDSMQKKGTKVA, from the coding sequence ATGAAAAATCTATCGTACGTCATTCTGGACGGAAATTTAACCGCAGATCCAGAAGAAAAAAGCATTGCGGGAGGGAAGTCTTTGGCAAATTTCACTGTTGCTGTGAACCATACATCCAACAACCAAGAAGGAAAGGATAAGGAAGATGTTTCTTACTTTGAAGTGGAGGCTTGGGAAAAACTGGGAGAAAACTGCGTGGAATACCTCAAAAAAGGGAGTAAGGTGACGGTAATGGGAAACCTAAAACAAAACCGTTGGAAAAACCCTGAAGGGGAAAGCAGATCAAAGGTGAAAGTCACTGCTTCCACTGTCCGGTTTGATAGTATGCAAAAAAAGGGAACAAAGGTTGCTTGA
- a CDS encoding PilZ domain-containing protein translates to MESERRLPRISPGDFSGFEVQLDLEGITLFGKLGNISEEGLCFLGEDDLLGDEIESQVLGSIVWAKGTKRMFFEGTIVWTQTSKIKNVVYYIAGIQFQERLNLTDSMLARSLEIK, encoded by the coding sequence ATGGAAAGTGAGCGCAGGCTTCCAAGAATATCTCCCGGTGACTTTTCTGGGTTTGAGGTACAATTGGATTTGGAAGGGATCACTTTGTTCGGAAAGTTAGGGAATATTTCGGAAGAAGGACTTTGTTTTTTAGGCGAAGATGACTTACTTGGCGATGAAATCGAGTCCCAAGTTTTAGGAAGTATCGTTTGGGCAAAAGGCACCAAGCGAATGTTTTTTGAAGGAACGATTGTTTGGACCCAAACTTCTAAAATTAAAAATGTAGTATATTATATTGCGGGAATTCAGTTTCAGGAAAGGCTCAATCTTACGGATTCCATGCTTGCGCGTAGTTTGGAGATCAAATGA
- a CDS encoding PAS domain-containing sensor histidine kinase, with protein MGLPDSEILHLVTSISRELVCLHESDGTYLYVSPNSEKIIGYKPEELIGKNPYDYFHPDEKRLIQERSHQPLLRGDENIHTTFRFLHKNGNYIWLQSDNRLTIHPTTGKKYLHTSSRDISEKIDTEANLALSERRFHTLFHDSPIGLVQTGKHGYIDEVNDAFANFLGYQSFEIIGKHFSEISADEELEENLKYRDEVQKGIIDNYSIEKQYLHKSGKKVWAYITVTVLRDEMGHPIHYLAQIVDINERKKTEKLLLENNDQLRAITNSLLTQNKQLQAYNQIISHHLRAPVSNLRSLLDLMKMTDNLEEIREFENHLESVTENLETVLSELISTLRIQNPDNYKPEPVKISQSFLNVTELLKGELKDKDVEIQADFSGGDTIYFSKEYLDTIFLHLLNNSIRYSHPDRKLRISVESFSIGTQTAISFSDNGTGIDLERYGDQIFQLKKTFHRHISGKGLGLFLIKYKIESIGGKIEVRSKPGEGATFLMYFPDGRETL; from the coding sequence GTGGGACTTCCCGATTCCGAGATACTACACTTAGTAACTTCTATTAGCCGAGAATTGGTTTGTTTACATGAATCAGACGGAACCTATCTTTATGTAAGTCCTAACTCTGAAAAAATCATCGGATACAAACCTGAGGAACTCATTGGAAAAAACCCCTATGATTATTTTCATCCTGACGAAAAAAGACTCATCCAAGAAAGGTCACATCAACCTCTTCTCCGTGGTGATGAAAATATTCATACTACGTTTAGATTTTTACATAAAAACGGTAACTATATCTGGTTACAGTCTGACAATCGTTTAACGATACATCCCACTACTGGAAAAAAATACCTTCATACTTCCTCGCGTGATATTTCAGAAAAAATTGATACCGAAGCAAACTTAGCACTTTCCGAACGAAGATTTCATACCTTATTTCATGACTCACCAATAGGACTTGTACAAACTGGAAAACATGGATATATTGATGAAGTTAATGATGCCTTTGCCAACTTTTTAGGTTATCAAAGTTTTGAAATCATTGGAAAACATTTTTCTGAAATTAGTGCCGACGAAGAACTCGAAGAAAATTTAAAATATCGAGATGAAGTTCAAAAAGGAATCATCGATAACTATTCGATTGAAAAACAATACCTACACAAATCAGGAAAAAAAGTTTGGGCCTATATCACAGTCACTGTCCTACGCGATGAAATGGGACACCCGATCCACTATCTTGCACAAATTGTTGATATCAATGAAAGGAAAAAAACCGAAAAACTACTGCTTGAAAATAATGATCAATTGCGTGCCATTACCAATTCACTTTTAACCCAAAACAAACAACTTCAAGCATACAACCAAATCATCTCTCACCATTTACGTGCACCCGTCAGTAATTTAAGAAGCCTTCTTGATTTGATGAAAATGACTGACAATTTAGAAGAAATTAGAGAATTTGAAAATCATCTGGAATCGGTAACAGAAAACTTAGAAACAGTTCTTTCCGAACTCATCTCCACTTTAAGAATTCAAAATCCAGACAATTACAAACCAGAACCAGTCAAAATCAGCCAATCTTTTTTGAATGTAACCGAACTTTTAAAAGGAGAACTAAAGGATAAAGATGTGGAAATCCAGGCGGATTTTTCAGGTGGGGATACCATTTATTTCTCCAAAGAGTACCTAGATACGATTTTCCTACATTTACTGAATAACTCGATCCGTTACTCCCATCCCGACAGAAAGTTAAGGATTTCCGTAGAATCCTTTTCCATTGGGACACAAACCGCCATTTCTTTTTCCGATAACGGAACGGGGATCGATTTAGAGCGTTATGGTGATCAAATTTTTCAGTTAAAGAAAACTTTTCATCGTCATATCAGTGGTAAAGGGCTCGGGTTGTTTTTGATTAAATACAAAATTGAATCTATCGGTGGTAAAATTGAGGTCCGTTCCAAACCAGGAGAGGGAGCCACTTTCCTTATGTACTTTCCCGATGGGAGAGAAACCCTATGA